The proteins below are encoded in one region of Oncorhynchus kisutch isolate 150728-3 linkage group LG14, Okis_V2, whole genome shotgun sequence:
- the LOC109903856 gene encoding CAAX prenyl protease 1 homolog, producing the protein METILDLPIENKIFYAVLVFSWTVYLWEAYLAYRQRRTYRSTMHVPQELGKIMDTDTFEKSRLYQLDKSNFSFWSGLYSETEGTLILLLGGIPFLWKVAGTVTARFGLGADYEIFQSLSFLMLATLFSAFTGLPWSIYNTFVIEEKHGFNQQTLGFFLKDAVKKFIVTQCILLPVTSLLLYIIKIGGDFFFIYAWLFTLGVSLVLVTIYADYIAPLFDKFTPLPEGELKEEIESMSKSINFPLTKVYVVEGSKRSSHSNAYFYGFFKNKRIVLFDTLMEDYSPLNKDGEPENVPAEETDTPTEAKAKPKNKKQGCNNPEVLAVLGHELGHWKLGHTVKNIVISQMNSFLCFFLFAVLIGRKELFIAFGFYDSQPTLIGLMIIFQFIFSPYNEVLSFCLTVLSRRFEFQADAFARGMGRASELYSALIKLNKDNLGFPVADWLFSMWHYSHPPLLERLRALGGTKQD; encoded by the exons ATGGAAACGATACTTGACCTACCAATCGAAAATAAGATATTTTATGCTGTTCTGGTGTTCTCGTGGACGGTTTATCTATGGGAGGCCTACCTTGCGTACAGACAG CGGAGGACATACAGGTCGACCATGCACGTGCCACAAGAGTTGGGGAAGATCATGGACACGGATACCTTTGAGAAGTCACGTCTTTATCAACTGGACAAGAGCAACTTCAGTTTTTGGTCTGGACTATATTCAGAAACTGAGGGGACG CTGATCCTGCTCCTTGGTGGAATCCCTTTCCTTTGGAAAGTTGCTGGGACTGTGACTGCTCGTTTTGGATTGGGTGCCGACTATGAA ATCTTCCAGTCTCTTTCGTTTCTGATGCTTGCGACTCTGTTCAGTGCCTTCACTGGTCTTCCCTGGAGTATCTACAACACCTTTGTCATTGAGGAGAAGCATGGCTTCAACCAGCAG ACGCTGGGGTTCTTCCTGAAGGATGCTGTGAAGAAGTTTATTGTGACCCAGTGTATCTTGTTGCCAGTGACCTCACTGCTCCTCTACATCATCAAGATTGGTGGAGACTTCTTCTTTATCTACGCCTGGCTCTTCACACTGGGGGTCTCTCTG GTGCTGGTGACCATCTATGCTGATTACATTGCTCCCCTATTTGACAAGTTTACTCCTTTGCCAGAGGGTGAGCTGAAGGAAGAGATTGAGAGCATGTCTAAGTCTATCAATTTCCCCCTCACTAAGGTCTATGTAGTAGAAG GTTCCAAGCGCTCCTCCCACAGTAACGCTTACTTCTATGGGTTCTTCAAGAACAAGCGCATAGTGTTGTTCGACACCCTGATGGAGGACTACTCTCCCCTCAACAAGGACGGAGAGCCAGAGAATGTGCCTGCAGAGGAGACTGACACACCAACTGAGGCCAAAGCCAAGCCCAAG AACAAGAAGCAAGGCTGCAACAACCCAGAGGTCTTGGCCGTATTGGGCCACGAGCTTGGCCACTGGAAGTTGGGCCACACTGTGAAGAACATTGTCATCAGTCAG ATGAACTCCTTCCTGTGCTTTTTCCTCTTTGCTGTGTTGATTGGACGAAAGGAGCTATTCATAGCCTTTGGTTTCTATGACAGCCAGCCCACGTTGATTGGTTTGATGATCATATTCCAGTTCATCTTCTCCCCATATAATGAG GTCCTGTCCTTCTGTCTGACGGTCTTGAGCCGCAGGTTTGAGTTCCAGGCAGATGCCTTTGCGCGGGGCATGGGCCGAGCCTCAGAGCTCTACTCCGCCCTCATCAAGCTCAACAAAGACAACCTGGGCTTCCCTGTGGCCGACTGGCTCTTCTCCATGTGGCACTACTCCCACCCTCCCCTCCTGGAGCGCCTACGGGCCCTGGGAGGCACCAAGCAGGACTGA
- the LOC109903855 gene encoding ATPase inhibitor B, mitochondrial, protein MARFLRPNVRILLTTQLRMTSNQLGELGKGAGKGGGGGGSVREAGGALGKKQAAEEEMYFRRKEQEQLAALKQHHQEEIDHHKKEISRLQSEIDRHKGKIRKLNHDD, encoded by the exons ATGGCAAGGTTTTTGAGACCCAACGTTAGGATTCTACTCACCACACAGCTAAGGATGACATCTAACCAG CTGGGTGAGTTGGGCAAAGGTGCAGGGAAAGGAGGGGGTGGCGGAGGATCtgtcagagaggcaggaggagccCTTGGAAAGAAACAGGCCGCAGAGGAGGAAATGTACTTCAG ACGTAAAGAGCAGGAACAGTTGGCTGCACTGAAGCAGCACCACCAAGAGGAGATTGATCACCACAAGAAGGAGATTTCGAGGCTGCAGAGCGAGATTGACCGTCACAAGGGGAAAATTAGGAAGCTGAATCATGATGATTGA